In Isoptericola variabilis 225, the genomic window CGACCTGGTGGTTGTGCGCTCGACGTGGGACTACTCGCCGCGGCGCGACGAGTTCGTCCGCTGGGCCGAGAGCCTGCCGCGCGTCGAGAACCCGGCCGACGTCCTGCGGTGGAACACCGACAAGGGCTACCTGCGGGTGCTCGAGCGCGCGGGGATCCCCGTGATCCCGACCATCTGGCTCGACCCCGAGCGGCACTTCTCGAAGCGCGCGGTGCACACGCGCATGCCCGCGTTCGGCGACTTCGTCGTCAAGCCCGTCGTGAGCGCGGGCGCCAAGGACACCGGCCGCTACCAGCCGGTGAGCGCCCAGTCGCGCGGCCTCGCCATCCAGCACGCCATGGAGCTGCTCGACGCCGGCCGCGCCGTCATGATCCAGCCGTACGTGACCTCGGTCGACACCGCGGGGGAGACCTGCCTCGTCTACGTCGACGGCGAGTTCCGGCACGCGGCCCGCAAGAACGCGCTCCTCACCGGTCCCCGCAAGACCGCGGGCCTGTACACCGAGGAGAAGATGTCCGCCGTCGAGCCGGGCGAGGCGCAGCTCGACGTCGCCACGCGGGCGCTCGACGTCGCTCGCGCCGAGCTCGGCCGCGACGAGCCGTTCCTCTACGCGCGGGTCGACCTCGTGACCCAGGACGACGGCACGCCGCTCGTCATCGAGCTCGAGCTCACCGAGCCCTCGCTGTGGATGCAGTACTCCGGCGACGCGAAGACGCTCGACGCGTTCGCGGACGCGATCGTCGCCCGCCTCTGACGGGCCCGAGCACCCGGGACGGCGAAGGCCCCGCACGGACGACGTCCGGGCGGGGCCTTCGTGGTGGGGTGGCTAACCGGGCTTGAACCGGCGACCTCCTGGACCACAACCAGGCGCTCTACCGACTGAGCTATAGCCACCATGGCACGGGGCGCGTGCGCACCGGCCGTCGAAAAGTGTACATGCTCGACAGGGCGGTCAGGACACCGAGGGCCGCCGCGTGACGGAGGTCTCGGCGACGCGCGCGGCGACGGCGCGAGCGGTCGCCGAGTCGGGCCCGGGCTGCGGCACGAACAGCGCCTCCCGGTAGTACCGCAGCTCGTCGATGCTCTCCAGGATGTCGGCGAGAGCGCGGTGCCCGCCCTCCTTCTTGGGCGACGCGAAGTACACGCGCGGGTACCAGCGGCGCGCGAGCTCCTTGATCGACGACACGTCGACGATCCGGTAGTGGAGGTGGTTCACCAACTCGGGCATGTCGCGGTCGAGGAACATCTTGTCGGTGCCCACCGAGTTGCCGGCGAGCGGGGCCCGGCGCGGCTCGGGCACCCACTCGCGCACGTAGTCGAGCACCGTCTTCTCGGCCTCGGCGAGCGTGACGCCCGAGGGCAGCTCGGTGATGAGGCCCGACGCGGTGTGCATCTCGCGCACGAAGTCGCTCATCTGCTCGAGCGCGTCGGCGGGCGGGGCGATGACGACGTCGACGCCGTCGCCGAGCACGGTCAGCTCGGAGTCCGTGACGACGGCGGCGACCTCGACGAGCGCGTCGGCGCGCACGTCCAGGCCGGTCATCTCGCAGTCGATCCACACGATGCGGTCGTTGGGGTTCGCGGGGCTCACGGGGGCCAGCCTACGGCCGCACGGCGAGGGCCCCGGGGTTTCCGGCCGACCTGTGGAGGTCGGGTCCGGGCCCCGGGGCCCTCGTCTCGTCGTGCCCCGCTCGCGTCCGGGATCGTCCCGGGGGTGCGGCGGGTCCTGCAGACCTCATGCGGTCTTCCAGGCGTGCAGCCAGGCGCCGACGGGGCGGCGGGTGCGGTGCCGGACGCCGTGCGGCTGGGTGCGGTGCTCCTGCCGAAGCCGACGGTAGGAGCGGATCTGCTCGGCCTCGGCGAGGCGTTCGCGATGGATCGTCCTCGACAGCTCGAGGACCTCGATGGGGTGCATGGTGCTGGTTCCTTCGTGACGTGGTTCTCCGGACCCTGGCCAAGGGGCCCAACCACCGCCCGGCGTCGGGCCGGACGGACGTCACCGCGGTGCAGTGGAGAGTCTTGCAACCACGAGGGAGCGTGCGCACGGCTTTTTGTGCGCCCACGGGCGGGTGAAGGCCCGGGGTACACCATGAACACCCCCGGGCGCACGGCGTCGGGAGCACGGCCCGGGCGCACGGACGAACCGGACACCGGCGCTACCATGGCAGGGCGCCTCCGTAGCTCAATGGATAGAGCACCGGCCTTCTAATCCGTAGGTTGCAGGTTCGAGTCCTGCCGGGGGCACCACGTCGTCCGGCGGCCGGGGGCGGCGCCGCGGTACGGTCGTCGCAGCCCGTTCCCGACGAGAGGACCGTCATGGCGCGCCCCGAGCTCAAGCTCCAGGTCGAGCTGCCGAGCGACCAGGAGGTCGGGGTGCCGGCCGACTTCGCGTCGGTCTGGCACACGTCGACCTCGTTCGTCATCGACTTCGTCACCGCGAAGTCGCCCGCCAAGCCGCTCGTCGACCGCGAGACCGGGGAGCAGACGGGCCACGCGCTGCCCGTGCGCGTCGCCAGCCGCGTGCGGATCCCGCCGCAGCAGGTGTTCGAGCTCGCCCGCGCGCTCACCCAGCAGCTCGACGCCTGGGAGCGCGAGACGGGCCGCAAGGCCGACGGCAGCGGACCGGCCTGACGTCGACCGGCGCGCGCGTTTGGCACGGCCCCGACCACAGGCAAGGATGAGCCCCGTGACAGGACCGGAGGGAACACGCGCCGCGCGCCGCGCCGGCAGCCGGCCCGACGCCGCGGCCGAGCTCGGCCAGACCGTGTACGACGTCGCCCGCGACTTGCGCCGCGACGTCGCCGAGGTGCGGCTCCCCCTGCCCGTCGACGGGGCGGCCGAGGCCGAGGCGTCGCGCGACCGGCTGCTGGCCCAGCTCGACGAGCACCTGCTGCCGCGCCTCAAGGAGCTGTCGTCGCCCGCCGTCGTGGTCGTCGCGGGCTCGACCGGCGCCGGCAAGTCCACGTTGTACAACTCATTGCTCGGCGAGGAGATCTCCGAGGCCGGCGTGCTGCGCCCGACGACGCGCGAGCCCGTGCTGGCGTTCAACCCGGCGGACGTCGACGTGATCGCCGAGGGGCCGGTCACCCGGTTGTCGCGCGTGGTGCACCACCCGGGCGTGCCGCGCGGGACCGCGCTGCTCGACGCGCCCGACCTCGACTCCTTCCTGCAGCAGAACCGCTCGACGGCCCAGCAGCTGCTCGAGGCCGCCGACCTGTGGCTGTTCGTCACGACGGCCGCCCGCTACGGCGACGCCCTGCCCTGGCAGGCGCTCGAGCGCGCGACCGAGCGCGGCGCCGCCGTCGCGATGGTGCTCAACCGCGTCCCGAAGGAGACGCTCACGACCGTGCGCGGCGACCTGCTGCAGCGGTTGCGCGACCACGGCATGACCGACGTCCCGCTGTTCGTCGTGCCTGACGTCGGCCCGCACGAGGGGCTGCTCGACCCGGTCGTCGTGGCCCCGGTGCGTCGCTGGCTGTCGATGCTCGCGGGGCCGGACCGGTCGCGCGCGGTCATCGTGCGCACGCTCAAGGGGGCGCTCGGCGCGCTGCCCGCGTGGGTCACGTCGCTCGCGGACGCGGTCGAGACGCAGGGCGAGGCCGCCGCCGTGCTGCGGCGCACGGTCGAGCACGAGCTGCCCGGGGCGGAGAAGCTCGCGCGGGACGCGGTCGCGGCGGGCGTCGTCGCGGGCGCGTCGGTCGAGGCCCGGTGGCGCGAGCTGTCGGGCACGGCGCGCGTGGACCGGGTCAAGGTCAAGGGCGACCGGGCGCGCAGCACGCGGCGCGCCGGGCGCGCACGCGGCGCCGCGCTCGAGGGGCTGCGCGAGGAGGTCACCGGGGCCGCGACCCGCACGCTCGTCGCGTCCGGCGCGCGCGTCGAGGAGCGGCTGCGGGCCGTGCTCGTCGGCCGCGGGGCGCCGCCGGGCGGGGCCGCGGTCGCGCCCGACGCCGCGGCGCGCGCCGCGGCCCGCGAGGAGTCGGTCCCGGCGACGGTGCGGGCGTGGGACGAGCGCGCGGACGCCGTCGTCGCCGACCTGCTGGCCGCCGGGGACACGCGCGAGCGTGCCGAGGCGGCCGCCAAGGCGTTCGACCGGCGCGGGCTCGGCACGCTGCTGCTCGCCGCGGCGGCCGGCTCCGACGACGCCGCACGCCTGCTCGAGCGCGTCCTGGGGGCCGCGGCCGACGAGCCGACCGCCGTCCTGCGCGAGGACCTCGCCGACCGGGCCGCCGCCGTCGTGCAGGCCGAGGTGCAGGCCGTGCTCGACCGGCTCGCCGCTCCCGACCTCACCGACGACGCGGCCTCCGGGCTGCGCGTCCGGCTCGCCGAGCTCAGGAGGATGACATGACGACGTCGCACGACGCGACGCTGCGCGCCCGCACCGAGGACCTCGCCGAGGCGCTGCGGATCGCGGGCCCGCGGCTCGACGACGCCACGCGCCGCCGCGTCGAGGCGGCGGTCGAGGGGGTCCGCCAGCGGCTCGCGCTCGGCGTCGACCACACGGTCGTGGCGCTCGCGGGGGGCACGGGGTCGGGCAAGTCGAGCCTGT contains:
- a CDS encoding RimK family alpha-L-glutamate ligase — encoded protein: MTTTTRRVGLATCSVFPDLYVDDRPLLGALADRGVTAEPVVWDDPAVDWSAYDLVVVRSTWDYSPRRDEFVRWAESLPRVENPADVLRWNTDKGYLRVLERAGIPVIPTIWLDPERHFSKRAVHTRMPAFGDFVVKPVVSAGAKDTGRYQPVSAQSRGLAIQHAMELLDAGRAVMIQPYVTSVDTAGETCLVYVDGEFRHAARKNALLTGPRKTAGLYTEEKMSAVEPGEAQLDVATRALDVARAELGRDEPFLYARVDLVTQDDGTPLVIELELTEPSLWMQYSGDAKTLDAFADAIVARL
- the orn gene encoding oligoribonuclease; the protein is MSPANPNDRIVWIDCEMTGLDVRADALVEVAAVVTDSELTVLGDGVDVVIAPPADALEQMSDFVREMHTASGLITELPSGVTLAEAEKTVLDYVREWVPEPRRAPLAGNSVGTDKMFLDRDMPELVNHLHYRIVDVSSIKELARRWYPRVYFASPKKEGGHRALADILESIDELRYYREALFVPQPGPDSATARAVAARVAETSVTRRPSVS
- a CDS encoding DUF3467 domain-containing protein → MARPELKLQVELPSDQEVGVPADFASVWHTSTSFVIDFVTAKSPAKPLVDRETGEQTGHALPVRVASRVRIPPQQVFELARALTQQLDAWERETGRKADGSGPA
- a CDS encoding GTPase, which encodes MSPVTGPEGTRAARRAGSRPDAAAELGQTVYDVARDLRRDVAEVRLPLPVDGAAEAEASRDRLLAQLDEHLLPRLKELSSPAVVVVAGSTGAGKSTLYNSLLGEEISEAGVLRPTTREPVLAFNPADVDVIAEGPVTRLSRVVHHPGVPRGTALLDAPDLDSFLQQNRSTAQQLLEAADLWLFVTTAARYGDALPWQALERATERGAAVAMVLNRVPKETLTTVRGDLLQRLRDHGMTDVPLFVVPDVGPHEGLLDPVVVAPVRRWLSMLAGPDRSRAVIVRTLKGALGALPAWVTSLADAVETQGEAAAVLRRTVEHELPGAEKLARDAVAAGVVAGASVEARWRELSGTARVDRVKVKGDRARSTRRAGRARGAALEGLREEVTGAATRTLVASGARVEERLRAVLVGRGAPPGGAAVAPDAAARAAAREESVPATVRAWDERADAVVADLLAAGDTRERAEAAAKAFDRRGLGTLLLAAAAGSDDAARLLERVLGAAADEPTAVLREDLADRAAAVVQAEVQAVLDRLAAPDLTDDAASGLRVRLAELRRMT